The genomic DNA GGAAACCACCGCACAAGGCCGTCCGCCGCAAGGTTTGCCGCGACCGTCGAGAACCAGTGGCCGCCCCGGTCTTCCTTGCCGTACCGCAGACCCATGACCTTCAGGACGGTGAGCCCGATCAGTACGCCCGCGGCGTTCTGAAGGTTGTCCTTGAGTGCTTGTTTGTTCGCCATGCCCATCTCCTGTGTTGATGGGCAAATTACATCAAACGGTGAAAGCCATGTCAACATCAAATGATGTAGTTTCTAAAAATATTTCATCAAAAGATGACGGAGCAGATCAGGCGGACGCAAAAAAAGGCCCGCACGCGGCGGGCTTGGTGGGGAGGTGGGGGCCGACTAGATCGTCAAAGCTTTTTGCCGTTCCAGGCCCAGACCACGCGGCCGCGAACCTCAACGGGGCGTGAGCCGTCGAGCACGTCGACCGTCTTCACTGTCGGGTTGTCGCTGCTGATTTCGAAGGAGCCGTCGATGCGCTGGCGCACCCGCTTGATGTAGATCCGGTCGTTGGCTTCCATCACATACACGCCGTCGATCTTGGGCGCGTTCACTCCGATATCGACCAGGAGGATGTCGCCATCAGCAAAGGTCGGGTCCATCGAGTCGCCGTAGCCATGGATGAATCGTAGGTTCTCCAGGCTCGTGAGTGGCTTGATTGTCCGGCTCACCCATTGGGGTGACACGGTAAGACGACCGATGACTACCTCTTCGGGCATCACGTCGGAGCCTGGTCCCATGGAGCCAGCGACCGCGAGGAGCGGCACGTCGAACGTGTCATGGTCGACGGACCCGCCAGCACCCTTGATGACGGCCCGCGTGACCTCTCCGCCTTCGTCGTCGTCTAACCACCCTGCGGGCAACCCCGCAAAGCCTTCAATGCTACGGGCCACCTTCTCTCCGAACGAGGCGCGACCAGAGATCAGATCACTCGCCTGATTGGTCTTGCGCCCGATGGCCTGACCGAGCGCCACGGGGCCCTCGATGCCTCGATCTTTCGCGAATTTCTTGAGCCGGGCGATTCGGATGAGCTTGGCGGTCATGACCGCCGAGTGAATCAGCGCGACTACATCATTTGATGTTGACAGTTCTTTCATCATTCGATGTAATTCGGGGTATGGACATAAAACCGTACTTCTTCGGGCTCAGCAATGAGGATCGCAAGATCTTCGCCGACAAATGCGGCGCCACCGTCGGGCACATTCGCAACGTCTGTTACGGGGACCGCAAGGCCACCACCGTGCTCGCAGCGCAGTTCGAACTGCACTCAAACGGCGAGGTGACCGTCGAGGAAACGCTTCCCGCGCATCAGTGGCACCGCGTCAAGGACAAGGCTTGGCCCCACGCGAAAGGTCGCCCGCTGTCGGATGTTGCTGCCGAGCCAAAGCTCGAGCCCGCGAAAGAGGGCGCCTGAATGTCCCACATCTTGCCCACGGAAGGGCCGCCACCCGATTCGGTTGCGCGCGCTGAGCGGCTGGCCAACACCCTCGCATTGGTTCTGGCCTACGTCTTGTTCCTCGTGGCCGCCGCGCTCGCCCTGAGCGCCTTCTTCGTAGGCCGCCCGGCCGCAGCTCTCATCGCAATCACCGCTGGCGCCGTCGCTCTCTGGCTTGTCCTGGAGGGCGAGAGCGCGCTCGATGCGCAGGCGCTCGACGAGTTCAACGGCTAGGTCGTGAAGGCTTTGAAACATGAGACCGATGGTCTTTTTTTTGTGCCCGGAGGGGATAGTCAAGTGAAGTCAAATGATTTGAGCCAGGCTGACGCACAGCGCGAACTGGACCTTTTTCGGCAGCCTCCCGCAAACGAGGTGCCGCTCGAGCTGATTCGCAAGCAGGCCAGTGCCGGCGCCGCTTTCACGCTCGCATGCACGTCGTCGGGACTGCTCGACCAGACCATCTACGGCTTCATCGGCATCGACGCCGGCACCTTTTCCAAGATCAAGAAGGGCCTGGCCACGTTGCAGGCCGACCTTCTGGGCAAGTTCTGCTACGCGGTGAACAACCGCATCTATGCCGAATGGTGCGCTTACCAGCTCGGCTGCACGCTGGTCGAGATCAAGACCGAAGCCGAGCGGCGCGCCGAGGCTGCCGAGAAGCGTGCCGCCGAAGCCGAACTCAAGGTGCGCGTGCTGATGGAAACCTTCCACGGAAGGGCGATCGCATGAACGCCGACAGCAAGATGATGCGGACGCTCGGCGCGATCGGCCAGAGCACGACGTACAGCGAGATGGCGGCGGCCACGGGCATCGATGCCAAGCTGCTGATGACCAACGTGGCACACCTCAAGCGCCGCGGATACGTGGAGCGTCTCAACGAAGGCGCACCGAAGTGCGAGATCGCATATTTCCGCCGCACCACGGCCGGCGACGAGCTGATCCAAGGCGAGCCCGAACCAGAGATCGAGCCCTTTCCCGTCGTGGTGATGACCTCCGTGCAGCGCGCCATCCTGCGCCGGCCCGCGCTGGCCACCGTGTGGAGCGCCGCGTAATGGAGTACGCCGACTTCCTTAAGGCCAAGGTGCAGTTGGCGCAGTCGATCGGTTTCGAGATCGACGCCAGCGAGGTCAATCCGTTGCTGGCGCCATTCCAGAACGTGACCGTGCGCTGGGCTGTGGCCGGCGGCCGGCGCGCCATCTTCAAGCGCTTCGGCCTGGGCAAGACCTTCGACCAGATCGAGATCGTGCGCATTGTTCGCGCGCGCGCCGGCGGCATGGGCCTGATCGTGCTGCCGTTGGGCGTGCGGCAGGAGTTCCTTCGCGATGCCCAGAAGCTCGCCACCGGCGAGGATCCGAAATTCTCCGATGAGCAGCGCGCCCAGTTGCGCGCATGGCAGGCCGGCCGGCCCGACCGCATACCCAAGCTGAAGTTCGTCCGTTCGGCCGCCGAATGCGACGACCCCGACGGCATCTACCTCACGAACTACGAAACGGTGCGGGACGGCAAGCTCGACCCCGAGCTCTTCACTGTGGTCAGCCTCGACGAGGCCGATTGCCTACGCGGCTTTGGTGGCAGCAAAACCTTCCGCGAGTTCATGGCGCTCTTCGCCGGCGACGACCGGCGCAACATGAAGGTGCGCGTACGCAGCGGCGGCGTGCCGTACCGCTTCGTGGCCACGGCCACGCCAAGCCCGAATGAGTATGTCGAGCTGCTGGCGTACTGCGCCTACCTCGGCGTTATGGATGTTGGTCAGGCGAAGACCCGCTTCTTCAAGCGCAACAGCGAGAAGGCCGATCAACTGACGATCCACCCGCACAAGGAACGCGAGTTCTGGCTGTGGATGGCCAGTTGGGCGCTCTTCGTGCAGCTGCCGTCAGATCTCGACCCGAGCTTCTCCGACGAGGGCTACGTCCTGCCAGAGCTCGACGTGCGCTGGCACGAGATCCCGTCCGACCACAGCGACGCCGGCACCGACATGCGCGGCCAGAACCTGATGTTCAAGCACCAGGCGATCGGCGTTGTCGACTCGGCGCGCGAAAAGCGCGAGAGCCTGCCGGCGCGCATGGCCAAGCTGCAGGAGATCCGTGCGGACGACCCGACCGCGCACCGCGTGATCTGGCACGACCTCGAAGCCGAGCGGCACGCGATCGAGCGCGAAGCACCGGGCGTGGTCACCGTCTATGGCACACAGGAACTCGACGAGCGCGAGGCCGCTGTCGTCGCCTTCTCCGACGGCCAGATCCAGGAGCTTGCGGGCAAGCCCGTGATGTTGGGCTCGGGCGTCAATTTCCAGCGGCACTGCCACTGGTCAGTGTTCCTCGGCATTGGTCACAAGTTCAAAGACTTCATCCAGGCGATCCACCGTCTCCAGCGATTCCTGCAGGAGCACACGGTGCGCGTCGACCTGATCTACACGGAAGCCGAGCGGGAGGTGCGCCGCAACCTCGAGCGGAAGTGGAAGCAAGACATCGAGTTGAGGCAAAAAATGAGCGAAATCATCCGCACCTACGGGCTGTCGCGTATCGCGATGGCACAGACCTTGTCGCGTGCCATGGGCGTCGAGCGCGTCGAAGTCAGCGGCGAGCGCTACACGCTGGTGAACGAGGACTGCGTGAAGGAAACGCAGCGCATGGCCAGCGACAGCGTGGGCCTGATCCTGACTTCGATCCCGTTCTCGACGCAGTACGAGTACTCGCCGAACTACGCGGACTTCGGCCACACCGACAACAACGAGCACTTCTTCGCCCAGATGGACTACCTGGTGCCGGAGCTGCTGCGGGTGCTGCAGCCGGGGCGCCTGGCCGTGATCCATGTGAAGAACCGCATCGTGCCCAGCGGCATGGTGCCGGGCGTCGGCTTCCAGACCGAATACCCCTTCGACCTCGACACGGTGGCTTGCTTTCGCCGGCACGGCTTCCACTTCGTCGGTCGCAAGACCATCGTGACGGACGTGGTGCGGGAGAACGCCCAGACCTACCGGCTCGGCTGGTCGGAGCAATGCAAGGACGGCTCGCGCATGGGTTTCGGCATGAACGAGTACCTGCTGCTCTTCCGCAAGGCGCCGACCGACGGGAGCCGTGGCTATGCCGACGTGCCGGTGGTCAAGGAGAAGGCGAAGTACTCGCGGGCCCGGTGGCAGCTCGATGCCCACGGTTTCACGCGCTCCAGCGGCAATCGGCAGTTGCAGCCCGAGGACCTGATCAACCTCGCGGCCGATGAGATCTTCAAGCTGTTCAAGCAGCACTCGCTGACCCAGGTGTTCGACTTCGAACACGATGTGGCCCTCGGCGAGGCCTTGGCCGCCCGCGGCATGCTGCCACCGTCTTTCATGCTGCTGCAACCGCAGTCCTGGCATGACGACGTCTGGACTGACGTGACGCGCATGCGCACGCTCAACGGCGCCCAGTCGGCGGCTGGCCGGGAAATGCACCTGTGCCCGATGCAGTTCGACATCGCCGATCGCGCGATTACCCAGTACTCGAACGAGGACGATGAGGTCTACGACCCCTTTGGCGGCCTGATGACCGTGCCGTACCGCGCGATCAAGCTGGGCCGGCGCGGCCGCGGGTGCGAACTCGGCCCCAGCTATTTCGCCGATGGCGTCATGTACTGCGAGTCGGCGGCGCGCGAGATCTCGATGCCAAGCCTCTTCGATGCCCTGGAGGTTGCATGAACACCCTTCAGAAGCTGGTTCATCGCCAGCGCGCGCACCTGATCCTGGCCGAGGGCATTGGCATCGAGATTTGCATGGCGTTGGGCGATCGCGATGGTGCCCACCGGCACCGCCGCGAGATGGAGGCCCAGATTGCCGCGCGCGATGCTGCCATCCAGCAGGCTGAGGAGGAGGGCGAGAGCTACTTCGCAGCCGCTGGCATGGTGGCGCGCATCCTGGACGAAGCGCGGAGGGCTGCATAGGTGCCCAACCGCCTTGTCCGCGAGGGCCTCATGGAGTCTGAGGCCGTGCTCTCCCTTCCCGTGGAAGGGCGGTGGCTGTTCGTGATCATCATCCTGTCGGCCGACGACGTGGGCCTGTTCGAGGCCACAGAGTTCAAGCTCGCGCGGCGCGCCGACGTCAACCGTGATCTGGCCGGCAAGCTGATGCAGATGCTCGCCGATGCCGACCTGATCCGGCTCTACATGATCGACACCAAGCGCTACGGCTTCATCCCGAAGTTCCGCCAGCGCCTGCAGATCAAGACGTCGAAACATCCGTTGCCGCCCCGTGCGATCTATCAGGACGATTCCGACGCTCTCAACAAAATCAACGAGTTAGCTTCCCGTTCAACTGTTGGAGCGCCGGTGGGCAGCAGTTTGACAACGGATGGCCAACCGCCTGAAGCGGAACTAGAACTAGAAGCTGAAAAGAAGGTATCGGAGTCTTCGACTCCTCGTCGGCGGCGCAAGGCCCCCGACCAGCCGAACTGCCCGTACGACGCCATCGTGGCGGTCTACCACGAGGTCCTGCCCGAGCTTCCTGCTGTGCGGATCGTGAAGCCAGGCGGTGACCGGCAGAAGGCGATCGCCGGCTTGTGGAAATGGGTGATGACGTCGACGCGCAACGACGGTGTCCGCCGTGCCAGCACCACGGAAGAGGGCATCGCCTGGTTCCGCAACTACTTCACCCGAGCTCGCGACAACGACTTCGTCATGGGTCGTGAGCCTCGCGGTGCCGGCCACGAGAACTGGGAGGCCGACATCGACTACCTCTGCACCGAGCGCGGCATGAAGCGCGTCATCGAAAAAACCAAGGAACGCACATGAACGACCGAGTCGATGAATCCCTCCTAGCGTCCGTGGTGCTGTGGAGCCCTGAAGCCGAAACCTCGCTGATCGGCGCGCTGCTGCTGGACAACGGCCTGTGGGATCGCGTCGGCGACCTGGTGGCCGCCAGCGACTTCTTCAAGAACGAGCACCGCCTCATCTTCACCGCGCTGAGCGGCATGCTGAACGCCGCGAAGCCGGCTGACGTGCTGACGGTCCACGACCAACTGAAGCGCGATCGCAGCACTGAAATGATCGGTCTGACCGACCTGCATGCGCTCACCCAGTACCTGCCCAGCGCCTCGAGCGTGCGCCAGTACGCGCTGATCGTGCGCGACTTCGCGCTGCGCCGAAAGCTCATGGCGGCGAGCAACGACATCCATCAGCTGGCCTGCCAGCGCGGCGTCGGCTTCGAGGAGACGCTGGATCAAGCAACGGCACTCCTCACGCCGCTCTTTGACGTGGGCAAGAGCGACGCCTGGCTGGACATGGACGTCGGGATGGTCGAATTCCTTGATGGCATCCAGCGGCGCTCGCAAGGGGAGGAAGACTTTCTCTCCACCGGCATCAAGGAACTCGACGACCGGCTCGATGGAGGCATGCGCCGCGGAGAAGTCATCGTCATCGCCGGTCGCCCGGGCATGGGCAAGACGGCCCTTGCCATGTCGATCGCCGATCACATCTGCGGCATGAGTGAGCCGGTTGGTGTGCTCTCGATGGAAATGCCGAAGGCGCAGTTGACGACCCGCGTGGTGTCGATGCGTTCGGGGATTCCGCTGCACAAGCTCAAGCGCCCAGAACGCATGAGCGACTATGACTGGGGCGAGATGTGCCGCTCGGTCGAGCTCCTGCGACAGCTCCCGCTGTTCATCGACGACCAGACAGCGCTCAACGTCAACCAGCTGCGTTCGAAGGCCAGAGGGCTCAAGCGCCGGCGCGGTCTGCGTTTGCTCGTCGTCGACTACATCGGCCTCATGGAAGGCACCGACCGGAAGGCCAACCGCGCCACTCAGCTCGGGGAAGTCAGCCGCGGCATCAAGGCCCTGGCCAAGGAACTGGATTGCACCATCCTGCTGCTGGCCCAGCTCAACCGCGAGGTCGAGAAACGCCCGAACATGCGGCCGATCATGGCCGATCTGCGCGAGTGCGGCGACATCGAACAGGACGCCGACATCATTCTCTTCGTGCATCGGCCGGCGCACGTGAAGCCCGACTTGGGCCCCGAGTGGAAGCACTACGCCGAAATCATCATCGGCAAGCAGCGCGACGGCCAGACCGGCATCGTTGACGCGCAGTACACCGGCGACACGGTGAAGTTCTGCGACTGGCTGGGCGATCGGCCGACCTCGTTGGTTCGCACGAAGGGAGCGGAGCTGTGATCTACATCGGCATCGACCCGGGCCTCAGCGGCGCCATCTCCTTCGTCACCGACCGCACCTGTGTGGTCGAAGACCTTCCGACCATGCCACTGCCCGGGAACGGGCTTATCACGCGAAAGATCGACGGCCGCACGCTGGCCAAGATGATCCGCGCCAACGTGCCCATCGGCGAGACGGCCGAAGCCTACCTCGAGCAGGTGAGCACGATGGGCGGCAAGAACAACGCCGTCCAGACGCAGGGCTCGCTGATGCGCTCCCTTGGCGCCATTGAGACGGTACTGGAGTGCCTTGGCTACAAGCCCACGATGCTCGGCCCCCAGAAGTGGAAGCGCTTCTATGGGCTCGACGCGGACAAGAAGAAGGCGCTGGCCACCGCGCGCGGGCTGTACCCCTCGGCACCGCTGAGCCTGGTGAAGCACCACAACCGCGCCGAAGCGGTCTTGATCGCCCACTGGGGCCTGAGGAACAAGGCATGACGTGCGCCCGCTGCCACCGTTGGCTGCATCGCACGCCCGTCTACCTGGACGGCATGACCTTCGGCCCCAAGTGCGCGGCCGCGTTGGCTGGCGCGAAGCCGCGGCACGGCCGCATCACAACCGCTCTGCGCGCCGCCGATGCGCGCCAGCGCGACCTTTTCACCGAGGCTGCAACGTGATGCGCGAGCAGCCATTCCTGTTTGGCACGACCTGGCTGCAGGTCTGGGACGGCAACCCGACGGCCGCCGCGCTGTACGACCGCCACTACAGCCGAAACCTCGCGTCGCGCGGAGACCCTCGCATCGCCGGGCCTGGCCACAAGATGGTGCTGCTGACCCCTTGCGTGCGCGGCCTGTTCGTCTGGCGGAAGTTCATCAGCAAGGACCAACAGGACGGCGTGAACTGCGCCATCTTCCGCAACGAAGGCGCTGGTCTGTCGAGCGAGCTGATCCGCGCGGCCATGGTGCTGGGCTGGGCCCGCTGGCCGGGCGAGCGCTTCTACACCTACGTGAACCCGCGCCGCGTGGCCAGCCGCAACCCTGGCCACTGCTTCAAGCAGGCCGGCTGGAGCCTGTGCGGCATCACCAAAACCCGAAAGCTACTCGTACTGGAGGTTCGCCCATGAGCCACGTCACCATCATCAAGAACACCCAGGGGCGCCTGCAGGGTCTCGACCAGAAGGGCCAGCGCGCTTACGCGAAGTGGCGCCGCCTGGTCGAAGGACTGGAGATCGGCCAGACCTTGACCTTCAGCTACCGCTTCCCGCGCAGCCCGAAGCACCACCGCCTCTTCTTCGCCAAGCTGCAGAGCCTGCTCAGCCGCACCGAGGCATTCGACGACCTCGACAAACTGCGCTACTGGGTGGTGATGGGCGCCGGCTACTTCGATCTGGTGCCGGGCTTTGACGGTCTGCCGAACGCAATACCGCGATCCCTCGACTTCGACAGCATGGACGAGGCGGACTTTGGCGAGCTGCACCACGCCGTGGATGCGTTCCTCTGGACGCCGCGGGCCCAGGAAACGCTCTGGCCGGCGTTGAGCAGCGATCAGCGCTTCGCCTGCGTGGACTCGTGGGTGCAGGAGTTCGCGCAATGATCTTCCCGCCCATCGAAACGGACAACGTCCACGCGCTGCCGGTCAAACCGCGGCCCTCTCCGGAAGAGGGCGCGATGCTGCAGCCGGTGCCGATCACTCAGTGCCAGCACCTGTTCGCGTCCTTCACTGTTGACGTCGACGCGGGCAAGTGCTTCTGCAAGAAGTGCAGCGGCGAGGTCTCGCCGATGTTCGTGCTCGAAGTGCTGATGAACCAGGAAAGCCGCTGGATGCGGACCATGGCGACCTACCAGGACCAAATGAAGCGCCTGGCCGAGCGTTCGCGCACGAAATGTCAGCACTGCGGCGAGATGACGCGGGTGAGCAGCCGATGAAGCCGATCACCGCAGAGCAGTTCCGCGCAGTCCTGGTGGCGCTGGGCGAGCAGGGCGCTGATGACGTGGAGTGGTCGGAGTCGATCGCGCCGCCGGCCACGGCTGACGACTTCGCCCAAGAAGCCATCTTCGTGATCTGCAACAGCGGCATGAAGAACACCGTCGCACGGATGATCTTCGACCGCTGCATTGGCGCGTTGGCCGCCGGAACGCCCGTCATCGACGTGTTCAAGCACAAGGGCAAGGTAGCCGCCATCGAAGCGATATGGGCCGACCGGGCTGGGCTACTGTCCATGTACCTGTTGCGCAAGACGGATGCTGACCGCCTCGAAATGCTGGCCGCGCTCCCGTGGATAGGCGGGATCACGAAGTACCACCTCGCGAAGAACTTCGGCGCGAACGTGGCAAAGCCTGACGTGCACCTGCAGCGCCTAGCGGACCGGGAGGGCTGCACGGCGCAGTCCTTGTGCGAGCGCTTGGCTGGCGAGGTGGGTCTTCGTGCTGCGACGGTGGACGTGGTGCTGTGGCGGGCCTGCGCGAACGGCGTCATCAACTCGCGCACCGGGGAGATCACGGCATGAAGCGCACGCCCATGTCCCGCGGCACCGGCTTCAAGCCTAAGTCCCGGCCCGCGCGCGCGCCAGTCGAAATTGAGTCTGCATGCGGCCTCCCGGGCGAAGTTGCAGAAATCGCCCGCCGGCCCGCGCCCGCGGTGCGTCGCGGCACCTACGCCGCGCCGGCGCCGGTGGCCGCAGTTCCCAAGACGCCGCGCCGCGAGATTCCGCACCTGCTGGACATGGCATGCGGCAAGCCCTGCCTGTTCCGTGTTCGCGGAATCTGTAATCACGACCCTGCGACGACGGTGGCCGCCCATTCCAACTGGGCCGAGCACGGCGGCAAGGGCGGTGCGCGCAAGGCGGACGACTGCTATTCGGCTTGGGCCTGCCATGCATGCCACACCTGGCTCGACTCCGGCCCGGCCGACGGCGAGCTGAAGAAGGTCACTTTCATGTTCGCCCATCTGTCTCAGGTGCGGCATTGGCGCGCGATCGCCGCCGACCCTGCTTCCAAACCGCGTGACCGTGCCGCCGTGCTGCTCGCGCTGGATCACCTTAATGCAACGCCCGTTGGACAAGGAGAGATGCCATGAATTGCCAGCCTGGCGACATAGCCTTCATCGTGGCTCCATACCTCGACCTCGCAATGCGAGGTCTACCTGTCAAGGTGGTACGCGCAGACGACGGTCGGAGTCTTGTCGTGTCCAAATCCGGCGACCTCAGCTGCGGCCGCGGGCGGCCGTGCTGGCTGGTCGACGGCAACGACAGCCGACTGCCGATGGTCATTGCCGACCAGTACCTGAGGCCGATCCGCGATCCCGGCGATGACGCTGTCGATGAGATGGTGCTGCGCAAGATGGTGCCGCTCCCGACCATCAAGCCCGAGCTGATTCCTGAACGGGCTCGAGCATGACCATTCCGCTCACGCCAAAGCAGGCCGAGGTGCTCGCCTTCATGCGCGAGTTCTTCGCGGAGAACGATCAGTTGCCGCCGGCGCGTGTCATTCGCGAGCGTTTCGGCTGGGCGAGCGACAACGCCGCGGCTGACTTCGTTGCAGCACTGATGCGGAAGGGCCACCTCGAGCGGAACGCCATCGGCAGGTACCGCTTCACCAGGAGCACGGAATGCGTAAGCGCCGCCGCCCCGGATTGAGCCTCGTCGAGCGTGCCCTGATTGAGCGCAACTGGCACGCCACGGCAGTGGTTGCGCAGATCCATGCGCTGATCGGCGACGACAGTGACCGCATGGTGAGTGCCTCGGGCCGCGTGCTGTACGTGGTGCTGGGGGCGGCAATCGCGGAAGAGATCGACTCCGAGCAGCCCGAGATCCGGATCATCCGCGGCGCCGTGAATGCCGTGCACGACCAGGCGGGCGAGTCCGACATTCCAGTGACGCGCCGCGCGTCCATCGAGAGCGGCCTGCTCGCGGCCGAGCGCCTCGTGCCGCACTTCGCGCGCCGTAGCCTGATCGATTCTGCCTGCGAGCTCGAGCTGAAGCTCCGCCGCCAGCACCTGCACACCAGCGACTTCGAAGCCTTGCTGGCCGAGATCGCTGGTCCACAACCAGCCC from Variovorax sp. V93 includes the following:
- a CDS encoding nuclease domain-containing protein, coding for MKRTPMSRGTGFKPKSRPARAPVEIESACGLPGEVAEIARRPAPAVRRGTYAAPAPVAAVPKTPRREIPHLLDMACGKPCLFRVRGICNHDPATTVAAHSNWAEHGGKGGARKADDCYSAWACHACHTWLDSGPADGELKKVTFMFAHLSQVRHWRAIAADPASKPRDRAAVLLALDHLNATPVGQGEMP
- a CDS encoding DUF1367 family protein, which produces MSHVTIIKNTQGRLQGLDQKGQRAYAKWRRLVEGLEIGQTLTFSYRFPRSPKHHRLFFAKLQSLLSRTEAFDDLDKLRYWVVMGAGYFDLVPGFDGLPNAIPRSLDFDSMDEADFGELHHAVDAFLWTPRAQETLWPALSSDQRFACVDSWVQEFAQ
- a CDS encoding DNA methyltransferase, whose translation is MEYADFLKAKVQLAQSIGFEIDASEVNPLLAPFQNVTVRWAVAGGRRAIFKRFGLGKTFDQIEIVRIVRARAGGMGLIVLPLGVRQEFLRDAQKLATGEDPKFSDEQRAQLRAWQAGRPDRIPKLKFVRSAAECDDPDGIYLTNYETVRDGKLDPELFTVVSLDEADCLRGFGGSKTFREFMALFAGDDRRNMKVRVRSGGVPYRFVATATPSPNEYVELLAYCAYLGVMDVGQAKTRFFKRNSEKADQLTIHPHKEREFWLWMASWALFVQLPSDLDPSFSDEGYVLPELDVRWHEIPSDHSDAGTDMRGQNLMFKHQAIGVVDSAREKRESLPARMAKLQEIRADDPTAHRVIWHDLEAERHAIEREAPGVVTVYGTQELDEREAAVVAFSDGQIQELAGKPVMLGSGVNFQRHCHWSVFLGIGHKFKDFIQAIHRLQRFLQEHTVRVDLIYTEAEREVRRNLERKWKQDIELRQKMSEIIRTYGLSRIAMAQTLSRAMGVERVEVSGERYTLVNEDCVKETQRMASDSVGLILTSIPFSTQYEYSPNYADFGHTDNNEHFFAQMDYLVPELLRVLQPGRLAVIHVKNRIVPSGMVPGVGFQTEYPFDLDTVACFRRHGFHFVGRKTIVTDVVRENAQTYRLGWSEQCKDGSRMGFGMNEYLLLFRKAPTDGSRGYADVPVVKEKAKYSRARWQLDAHGFTRSSGNRQLQPEDLINLAADEIFKLFKQHSLTQVFDFEHDVALGEALAARGMLPPSFMLLQPQSWHDDVWTDVTRMRTLNGAQSAAGREMHLCPMQFDIADRAITQYSNEDDEVYDPFGGLMTVPYRAIKLGRRGRGCELGPSYFADGVMYCESAAREISMPSLFDALEVA
- a CDS encoding helix-turn-helix transcriptional regulator encodes the protein MMKELSTSNDVVALIHSAVMTAKLIRIARLKKFAKDRGIEGPVALGQAIGRKTNQASDLISGRASFGEKVARSIEGFAGLPAGWLDDDEGGEVTRAVIKGAGGSVDHDTFDVPLLAVAGSMGPGSDVMPEEVVIGRLTVSPQWVSRTIKPLTSLENLRFIHGYGDSMDPTFADGDILLVDIGVNAPKIDGVYVMEANDRIYIKRVRQRIDGSFEISSDNPTVKTVDVLDGSRPVEVRGRVVWAWNGKKL
- a CDS encoding transcriptional regulator, giving the protein MSQADAQRELDLFRQPPANEVPLELIRKQASAGAAFTLACTSSGLLDQTIYGFIGIDAGTFSKIKKGLATLQADLLGKFCYAVNNRIYAEWCAYQLGCTLVEIKTEAERRAEAAEKRAAEAELKVRVLMETFHGRAIA
- the dnaB gene encoding replicative DNA helicase translates to MVLWSPEAETSLIGALLLDNGLWDRVGDLVAASDFFKNEHRLIFTALSGMLNAAKPADVLTVHDQLKRDRSTEMIGLTDLHALTQYLPSASSVRQYALIVRDFALRRKLMAASNDIHQLACQRGVGFEETLDQATALLTPLFDVGKSDAWLDMDVGMVEFLDGIQRRSQGEEDFLSTGIKELDDRLDGGMRRGEVIVIAGRPGMGKTALAMSIADHICGMSEPVGVLSMEMPKAQLTTRVVSMRSGIPLHKLKRPERMSDYDWGEMCRSVELLRQLPLFIDDQTALNVNQLRSKARGLKRRRGLRLLVVDYIGLMEGTDRKANRATQLGEVSRGIKALAKELDCTILLLAQLNREVEKRPNMRPIMADLRECGDIEQDADIILFVHRPAHVKPDLGPEWKHYAEIIIGKQRDGQTGIVDAQYTGDTVKFCDWLGDRPTSLVRTKGAEL